The following DNA comes from Syntrophales bacterium.
GGGAGGGTCGCTCAGGCATTCGATTTTTGCTGGAGCTTGCGGCATTAAATTTCTCCTGTCAGATAGGTGGTATTCCCCAGGATTTTGAGAGTATCCGGCAGAGATATTTTGACGAGGAAAAACTGCTCTCGATGAATGACAATATTGGGTATGCCTCCGTTGCCTCCGTGGATGCCTGGAATGATGCAGGTCTTATCGTACCCGACCCTGAAGGTGAAGTAGTGGATTGGGACACGGGTGTAATCGTCGGCTCCGGCATCGGCGGCATGGATACGATTGCCAAGATACTTGTTCCCATGGTTAACGAGGGTAAGAGCCGCCGTCTGGGAAGCACCGTTGCGGAACAGGTCATGCACAGCGGAACCAGCGCCCGTATTGCCGGCTTACTGGCATTGGGAAACCAGGTAACCTCAAATTCCTCCGCCTGTAGTACAGGAAACGAGGCGATAATAGATGCCACGTGGAGGATCCGTGTAGGGTTGGCCAAACGTATCCTGGCCGGCGGATCTGAAGGGGCGTCTCCCTATATATGGGCCGGTTTTGATGCGATGCGCGTCATCGCCCGCAAGTTTAACGACCGGCCGCAAGAGGCTTCACGACCCATGAGTGCAACGGCAAACGGTTTTGTCCCCAGCGCCGGGGCGGCTATTCTTATGCTTGAAGAATTAGAGTGCGCTTTGCAGCGTGGGGCGCGCATATACGCAGAGGTTATTGGAGGATATGTTAACTGTGGCGGACAGAGGACCGGTGGTTCTATGACAGCTCCCAATCCAGATGGGGTAAGGCGCTGTATCAGAGGCGCTATCGCTGATGCAGGCATTGATGCCCGTCAGATAGACAGTATTAACGGTCACCTGACTGCCACCTTTGCCGATCCCCTCGAGGTGAAGAACTGGTCAGAGGTCCTGGGACGCGGCCCCGGAGACTTTCCCTATATCAATGCCACCAAGTCAGTAATCGGCCATTGCCTGGGAGCAGCCGGGGCTATAGAAAGTGTGGCGGTTGTTTTGCAGCTTTACAAAGGATTCCTTCATCCATCACTTAATTGTGAGGATATCCACCCAGACATCGCTTCTTTCTCGGAGAAGGTACCGCGGACATGTATGGAGTTTCCAGCGTTGCGAATCAT
Coding sequences within:
- a CDS encoding beta-ketoacyl-[acyl-carrier-protein] synthase family protein, giving the protein MRNRVVVTGMGVVAPNAHGLDNFEAALREGRSGIRFLLELAALNFSCQIGGIPQDFESIRQRYFDEEKLLSMNDNIGYASVASVDAWNDAGLIVPDPEGEVVDWDTGVIVGSGIGGMDTIAKILVPMVNEGKSRRLGSTVAEQVMHSGTSARIAGLLALGNQVTSNSSACSTGNEAIIDATWRIRVGLAKRILAGGSEGASPYIWAGFDAMRVIARKFNDRPQEASRPMSATANGFVPSAGAAILMLEELECALQRGARIYAEVIGGYVNCGGQRTGGSMTAPNPDGVRRCIRGAIADAGIDARQIDSINGHLTATFADPLEVKNWSEVLGRGPGDFPYINATKSVIGHCLGAAGAIESVAVVLQLYKGFLHPSLNCEDIHPDIASFSEKVPRTCMEFPALRIIAKAAFGFGDVNSCLIFKKWEG